TGATGAAAACATGATTGTAAAAATTTTAAGATAAATAAAGTTATACCAGCATATCCAAAAAATAGAAAAAAACTATCTTATCATAGGATAAGATAGTTGAATATTTTATATATTTAGTTTATTCCTTGTGTAATATTTCGTTGCTTTTCAAATGTGACAACTTTTTTATATTTAATTTGATACAAGATGTAGCAAATAATCATAAATGGAATTCCGCAATAAAGTGCGATACGTTGATCCGGTATAAAAGCTAAACTAACGAATGTAATGAAATTTAAAGAAAAAGCAACAATTGGAACGATTGGATAAAGGGGTGTACGATATTTTAAATCGTTTATATTTCCGCCATTCTTTATAAAATCTCTTCGAAAGAAAAATTGTGAAGCAGCAATTGACATCCAGACGACAACTGCTGCCATCGCTGCAATTGATGTTAGTACTAAAAAGACTGTATCTGCTGCAAATACGCTTGTTAAAAGCGAGAGACTTGCAAAGACTAAGCTGAAAATTAAAGCATTCAGTGGTAGTCCCTTTTTTGTTAATTTTGCAAATGCAGGACTTGCCATACCTTGTTTTGACATAGCCCAAAGCATACGTGAATTCGCGTATAATCCTGAATTTGCTACTGATAGTACAGCAGTAATAATGACAAAATTCATAATGTCAGCCGCATATGGAATACCAACTGTATCAAAAACAAGTACAAATGGACTTTCTACAAGATTAGCCTCCTGCCATGGAAGTAAACCAACAACAACAGCAATTGCTAGTACGAAAAAGAATAAAGTACGCCAAATTGTATTTTTAATTGCTTTTGGAATTGTTTTTTCAGGGTTTTCACTTTCACCTGAAGCAATTCCAATTAGTTCGGTTCCTTGGAAGGAATAATTTACAGTAATCATTGTGAGAAGAACAGCTAAGGCACCATTTGGAAATAATCCACCATTTTCGGTGAAGTTATGAAGCATTGGTGCGGGTTGCCCATTGAAATCTAAGAACCCAAACATAACAGCGCCTCCAAGTATAATGAAGACAACAATTGTTGAGACTTTTACACTGGAAAACCAAAACTCCGTCTCTGCAAATGCTTTTGTTGATAAAGCGTTTACAAGAAAAAGGATTACTGCAAATGTAACACACCAAATCCATGAAGATACGTCTGGAAACCAACGCTTCATTAAAATGCTAACAGTCGTTAGCTCTACCCCAACTGTAACAGCCCAGTTTAACCAATACATCCAGCCAACGACAAATCCAAAACCAGGTGAAATAAATTTGCTTGCATAACTTTGGAATGAACCTGCTTCTGGCATGGCAACGGATAATTCGCCAAGACAGAGCATTGTTAAATACATGACGAAACCACCAACTAAAAATGCAAGGATTGCCCCACCAGGTCCGGCATTATGGACGATTTGTCCTGATCCCATGAATAATCCCGTACCGATGACACCTCCGAGCGCAATCATAAAAAGGTGTCTGCTTTTCATTGTACGTTTTAAACTAGTTTGTTCTGTAGTTGTTTGATTCATATTCCCTTCACCCCGTACTTTTCTCTTGTTTGTTTTACTCAATGAATATTGAGCTTGCTTCGTTTCGCTAATCATCAGTGGGGGATAAAAAACATACTGATTGTAGTTTTCTTTATGTTCCTATACGAATGGATTACGTATATTTTCTGGGTGCTTGAGTAGTCATAAAAAACAACAACGAAACGATTAGTGTTCCTTGATTTTTGTTTTGTGAATAAAAGAAATTCAATTTCTTTAACCACATTAAACATTTTTAATTCTAGCAAAATATTCTGAAAATGTATATTCATTTTTCTTTTTATTACAAAAAATTAGAATTTTAAAACAGTTGAATTGAATAATAATTCATATAATCTTTCTAGCAAACTAGGTAGAAGAAAGGTACAATAAAAAGGATAGTGTTTGATGAAAATAATGATGTAATGGAGTTTTGCATATGTTTAAAAAATTCAAATATATATGTATTGTAGGAATTATACTTGTTGTTGCTATTTTTGTAGGGAAAAATAAAATTCTTCAAAAAGTACAAGAGTTACGAGTGAATTTTTTGTTTGATATGAAAGAAACAGCTATGATTGAAAATGTTCCATTTATAAAACAACTTCCGGAATTACAGCGAGGTTGTGAGGTTACGAGTTTAGCAATGTTATTGCAGTATAAAGGTGTACAAGTGGATAAGATGCAACTTGCAAGTGAAATCAATCATGTTCCATTTAAAGAAAATAATCTTCGAGGAAATCCTCATGAAGGATTTGTTGGAAATATTTATACGAAATCCGAACCAGGTTACGGTGTTTATCATGGGCCGATTTTTAAACTTGCAGAAAAGTATGTACCTGAAAAAACGATTAATTTAACTGGAAGAGAGATTGAAGATGTATATAAAGTCATTAGTTCAGGCTCACCAGTATGGGTAATTGCAAATACAACGTTTCAGCCGCTAGCTGAGGAGAGTTTTGAAACCTGGAATACAAATAACGGTGATGTGAAAATTACATATTATGAGCATAGTGCAGTAGTTGTTGGGTACGATCAAAACTTTGTATATATGAATGATCCGTTAGCTAACAATCCGAATAAAAAAGTATCACGTTCTGAATTTGAAAAAGCGTGGGAACAAATGGGAAAACAAGCAATTACTATTTTATAAAAATAAAAGCTATCTAATGTTAGGTGGCTTTTATTGTAAGTTAAATATTCGGAATATTGTTTATTTTGTTTTTGCTTCGAGCTATAATAACGTTTAGCTTAGTGAAGAAAGGAAGAGGATAGATGGGTGAAATCAAAGATATTGTTCTTTCTAAAGAACGATTAATAAAATGGAGAAGGCATTTTCACAGATATCCAGAGTTATCTTTTCAAGAAGAAAAAACATCTCAGTATATATACGACATACTTCAAACAATTCCTCATCTAGAAATTTCAAGGCCGACAAAGTACAGCATGATGGCAAGATTAATTGGTGAACAACCTGGAAAAGTGATTGCAATTCGTGCTGATATGGATGCCCTTCCAATTCAAGAAGAAAATCAATTTGAATTTGTTTCTACATATCCAGGAGTGATGCATGCATGTGGGCATGATGGTCACATTGCAATGCTCCTTGGCACTGTATATGCGCTCGTAGAGCAAAGGGAAAAAATTAAAGGGGAAATTCGTTTTCTATTTCAACATGCTGAAGAAAATTTTCCAGGTGGTGCACAAGAAATGGTTGCAGCAGGCGTGATGGAAAATGTGGATTATATTATCGGGGCGCATCTTTGGGCTTCTTTAGAAGTTGGCAAAGTTGGTGTGATTTATGGTCCAGCGATGGCAGCGCCTGATGTATTTAAAATATCAATAGAAGGAAAAGGTGGACATGCGGGTATTCCGCATGAAACAGTTGATAGTATTGCAATCGGTACACAAATAATTACGCAGCTCCAACAAATCGTATCGCGTCTTACGAATCCGCTAGATTCTCTCGTTTTATCTGTAACGCAGTTTCATGCGGGAACAACGCATAATGTAATTCCAGAACAGGCAACAATTGAAGGGACGGTAAGAAGTCTGAAGCATGAATTACGAGAACAAACTGCGCAGCGAATTGAAAAGTTTGTTAAACATATTACGGAATCTTATGGCGCAAATTATACATTTTCATATGAGTACGGCTATCGTCCAGTTGTAAATGATGAACAGGTTACGCAATTTGTTGAAAATACAGCACTAGAGCTTTACGGAAGGGAACAAGTAGTTCGTTTAGAGCCGACGATGGCCGGAGAAGATTTTTCGGCCTTTTTACAAGAAGCGCCAGGCACATTTTTCTTTATTGGTGCTGGGAATAAAGAGAAGGGGATTGTGTATCCGCATCATCATCCTCGTTTTACAATTGATGAAGATGCTTTGCCGATTGGGGTAGAAGTTTTTGTTTCATCTGTGTTGAATTTTATGAGAAAAGGAGATAGTAGATAAAGTGAAACTTTAATCAGTGGGGGTTTTCTCCATCCCCCACTGATTATTAGCACTCACCAATCGGGAGTGTTACTGTCCGTTAATGCGGGATAAATAATTCATATGTAAGAGCTATCTTATAAAAGAGATAGCTCTTTTTGTATATATTTGTTTCTATTGGCGAAATCTAACTACAACTTGTTGAAAAGAAAGTTAGGTGGGGAATTTGTTAAAGTTAGATGCTAACTTATCTAAAATTACAAAGGAAATTCGAGAAAAGTTAGATTCACCTAATGATCTAACGGTTAGAGAATTTACACTTGCCGGTTGCTCTACACGTTGTGCGGTTGTTTTTTTATGCGGATTAACAGATAAAGATAATATTTATAAGTTTATTATCAGGCCACTTCAATATGAAGAATTACCAAAACAAGCTGCAATCATTCAAACTCTGCTGGATCGTTTCCTTTCTATTACAGAGGTGAGTATTGCAAAAACGTTTCCGGGGATTATAAATGCTCTTTTAGCTGGAGATACAATCGTACTAATTGATGACATTCCATCTGCGGTAGTTGTAAACAGTCGAGCGTGGGAAAAAAGAAGTTTAGAATCTCCGGTTACAGAAGCTTTAATCCGTGGACCAAGAATTGGATTTAATGAGGATATTAATGTAAATAAAATGTTAATTCGTCGTAGTCTGCGTGATCCGCAGCTCAGGTTTCAATCTTATATCATGGGGAAGCGTTCGCAAAAAGAAGTAACTTTAGTATATATAGAAGATATTATTAATCCTTATTTTGTAGAAGAGTTAAATCGAAGGCTCCAATCGATAGTAACAGATATTGTTCTTGAAACAGGAACAATTGAACAGTTAATTCAAGATAATAATTTGTCGCCTTTCCCGCAATTTTTGAGTACAGAAAGACCTGATAATGTAGTCGCTTCGTTGGCGAAAGGAAAAGCGGCAATTTTAGTAGACGGATCTCCTTTTGCTCTCATTGCCCCACTAGTTTTGATTGATATATTTCAATCCGTAGAAGATCATTATGAACGTTGGATAATTGGAACGTTACTAAGGTTTTTACGAATGGGGGCTGGTATTATTGCAGTTTTATTGCCAGCTATG
This sequence is a window from Bacillus pseudomycoides DSM 12442. Protein-coding genes within it:
- a CDS encoding amino acid permease, with protein sequence MNQTTTEQTSLKRTMKSRHLFMIALGGVIGTGLFMGSGQIVHNAGPGGAILAFLVGGFVMYLTMLCLGELSVAMPEAGSFQSYASKFISPGFGFVVGWMYWLNWAVTVGVELTTVSILMKRWFPDVSSWIWCVTFAVILFLVNALSTKAFAETEFWFSSVKVSTIVVFIILGGAVMFGFLDFNGQPAPMLHNFTENGGLFPNGALAVLLTMITVNYSFQGTELIGIASGESENPEKTIPKAIKNTIWRTLFFFVLAIAVVVGLLPWQEANLVESPFVLVFDTVGIPYAADIMNFVIITAVLSVANSGLYANSRMLWAMSKQGMASPAFAKLTKKGLPLNALIFSLVFASLSLLTSVFAADTVFLVLTSIAAMAAVVVWMSIAASQFFFRRDFIKNGGNINDLKYRTPLYPIVPIVAFSLNFITFVSLAFIPDQRIALYCGIPFMIICYILYQIKYKKVVTFEKQRNITQGIN
- a CDS encoding C39 family peptidase gives rise to the protein MFKKFKYICIVGIILVVAIFVGKNKILQKVQELRVNFLFDMKETAMIENVPFIKQLPELQRGCEVTSLAMLLQYKGVQVDKMQLASEINHVPFKENNLRGNPHEGFVGNIYTKSEPGYGVYHGPIFKLAEKYVPEKTINLTGREIEDVYKVISSGSPVWVIANTTFQPLAEESFETWNTNNGDVKITYYEHSAVVVGYDQNFVYMNDPLANNPNKKVSRSEFEKAWEQMGKQAITIL
- a CDS encoding M20 family metallopeptidase produces the protein MGEIKDIVLSKERLIKWRRHFHRYPELSFQEEKTSQYIYDILQTIPHLEISRPTKYSMMARLIGEQPGKVIAIRADMDALPIQEENQFEFVSTYPGVMHACGHDGHIAMLLGTVYALVEQREKIKGEIRFLFQHAEENFPGGAQEMVAAGVMENVDYIIGAHLWASLEVGKVGVIYGPAMAAPDVFKISIEGKGGHAGIPHETVDSIAIGTQIITQLQQIVSRLTNPLDSLVLSVTQFHAGTTHNVIPEQATIEGTVRSLKHELREQTAQRIEKFVKHITESYGANYTFSYEYGYRPVVNDEQVTQFVENTALELYGREQVVRLEPTMAGEDFSAFLQEAPGTFFFIGAGNKEKGIVYPHHHPRFTIDEDALPIGVEVFVSSVLNFMRKGDSR
- a CDS encoding spore germination protein, which translates into the protein MGNLLKLDANLSKITKEIREKLDSPNDLTVREFTLAGCSTRCAVVFLCGLTDKDNIYKFIIRPLQYEELPKQAAIIQTLLDRFLSITEVSIAKTFPGIINALLAGDTIVLIDDIPSAVVVNSRAWEKRSLESPVTEALIRGPRIGFNEDINVNKMLIRRSLRDPQLRFQSYIMGKRSQKEVTLVYIEDIINPYFVEELNRRLQSIVTDIVLETGTIEQLIQDNNLSPFPQFLSTERPDNVVASLAKGKAAILVDGSPFALIAPLVLIDIFQSVEDHYERWIIGTLLRFLRMGAGIIAVLLPAMYVALVSYHQGLIPSKLAYSIAGAREGVPFPAYIETFMMALTMELIREAGIRLPRPMGQTIGIVGGLVIGEAAVSAGIVNPFLVIIIAVTAIATFSLPVYSITITFRILLFVFVLAATVFGLYGIILALIALAIHLTNLKSVGVPYTTPIAPAFYKDWKEEIIRLPKAMLKERPEYLQTKDDTLRPKERE